Part of the Solanum stenotomum isolate F172 unplaced genomic scaffold, ASM1918654v1 scaffold14311, whole genome shotgun sequence genome is shown below.
CATTGTAAGAGAACCGAGTTAGCATTCCCGGAAAGATTGGTTCGAGGTCCAGAAAACCCCCATCCTTTCTGGAATCTTTTGTCCTCTTTTTAAAGATAACGAAGAAAGCTGTGACACTTAACATTATCCCAAAGAAAGCTGCAAGAGTAGATCCTATTATCACTATGTGAGGTCTTGACTTTTTTCCTCCAGAAATGGTTTGAGACTGATTCTGTGTGTTTGAGGATTTCTGCACCTTAAGAAGTACTCTCTTGTGCATTCTGTCATCGGTGTCTACGAGGGAAAAGACCTCATTCAGTAATAAACAGCTCCCAGTTCTATTAACATCTAAATCATATCCGAAGACAACAGCTTTGCAGGAACATTTTCTTAGACAGGCCCTTTTGCAATCTTCCAACTTTTTCCCCTCAAACCATAATATGCTTGGAATTATTTCACGATTGTACTCAAATGCAAAATATGTGGTATTTTTGAGCTCTACGAAACTATGATACTGCGAAGAGTTGCAGTAAATGGATGTCAGCTGTAAACATCCaacattttttttcctctcATCTAATGACCTAAAGAAATTTTGATCTGGCGGACAGCTACATTGGCCGTTACTTGTACAAATGCCATATCTTCCACACACCATTGGATACCCACAGTTCTGTGCATATAGATTAAGCAAAAGATTAGATATGTCTTTCCAAGTAGATGTGTTCTCGTTCCATTGGTATGCCCGGAAGTGTCCATCAGGCCCAAACTTCATGAATTCAGCTGGTGATGTAGGAGAGTATGGCGGAGCAGTAAGCACTTGACCATCAAAACTGAAATACGTACTAGCTGGCTTTCTTGAAGCATAGTAAATCTGAGGTGGATCAGAATCGATGTAAGTGGTCAGGCTTCTATTGAGAATAGCAAGAGAAAACAAACCTTGACTCTGATTGGTTGCTGAAATGCttgctatgagcttcctcccaGAAACCAAGCTCTGCCCTGGGAGCAAAGAATCCGTAGGATGATCGAAAGACTGCCAAATTGTGCGATTGGCTTTGTCAAAGAGCACGAGATTCCCCATTTCTGTCATGCTTAAGCCAGAAACAGATTTGCCAGTAGTATTAGTGGACCAAACAAAAGTGCCATCAGAGTCTGCCAAGACCAAGTTTCCATCTAGGCCTAGTTGCAAGGTTGCATTGACTTTCACTGGACGGTCTCGATTAGCAGACCAAACCAACTGGGGATCCATGAATTTGTTGTCCGGGGATGCAAAGAAGATCCCGAGAACGCATTCAACACTTTGGCTATTGCAGTAGAAGCCACAGAAGTGATACTTATTTCCATTATTATTTCCACTCACAAGGATGGGTGTGATAAAAGATGATTCATATGTGTAATCTCCATCAATCGAAAACGGCCTGCTGGTCCATAAAGTGGAAAGTCCAGCAGTAGAATTCAGGTACCATGAAATCTGGGATGAAGCAAACCTGAATGACAAaaagtgaatataaatgatgaaCAGGACATGAGGAAAATACAATCTCTGCTCTGCAATCATTTCTTACTAAAGCTAACAAAATGTTTGAAATCTACTCCTTCTGTGTTCTAATAATGCCTTTCTTTTGGGAACGCCATCTCTTTGGTCAATACAAGAGAGCGGCCTCACAACAAAACTTTCATTCCACgtggtattatttttttacaaaaaagttTGTCTACTTTCAATCACGGACCGAGCTAGAAGCACAGATACGAGTTTGATGATATCAAACTCAGTACCTTTTGCTCAAACAGTATATTCGTATaaagaaattcattaaatattatCATTACTCATATGATACTTTTCACAAACATAAAGTAGTCATGCTCTGGATATTCCCTTTTACACGTGAAGGatgaatatgatataattatttacAGTGGGAAATCACTtctttactttaaaatattttaaagcaaAGTGGGAATACAGACTAATGTCTTCCtttttcctattattttaatGTTCAGCATTTGTTATGTAACTAggtattttgttttgttagagGCCTATTCTCTGTTTCAGAAATAGGTGCtcttttatttgtatatgtTCTTTGGTGGTTATGGTAATATTTTACAGTtgttacccaaaaaaaataaaaaaatgagacCCTCATGAGCAGAAACTGCATTTATTTCAATAACACCCCATTCATGTCCACAACCAATTGGAGCATGCATCGATCGGGGGcccaaataaaaatgaactggATCGGGAGCCCAAACGAAAATGAACTTGACTCAGACACATGGGCTTAACTCAATTCCAAAAGTTACTTCACGAGAAAGGTGCAAAACCTGATGTCAGGTTGCTCTTccccgttaaaaccttaccctGGCTTGCCCTGCCCCGTCCCATTGTCATCCCTACCTATACCAACAAGgaaaaggtatatatatatatataatagtgcATAATGAGGTACGCCAACTTGGACTAGTTGGAGAATTCTAGAGGTAgaatacatataatatattttagtacatacatatacaaaacacctatattagaaaattatgtatttgaattttatttctttttactcTCGTAAGTTGGATgatataaatgtgaaatgaggtCAAATTAAagggcacatttatgtattatgtcttatATATAAATGACCCAAATATATCTTTTTGGTTTAACAGATGtagtgaaaaaaatgaataggCTTACCCTGTCTTGTCCCATTGTCATCCCTACCTGTACCAACACGGAAAAGGAAGATATATATATCCTAGTGCATAATGAGGTACGTCAACTTGGACTAGCTAGTTGGAGAATTCTGGAGGTAgaatacatataatatattggcataatgcataaacatgacccttaacgtTTGGCTTCAACGAACAACTATGCTCTGCAATTttgaatgtgcacaagtagacacttaaacttgtataaaattgaacaagtagacacaagtgtcctacatggcataatacacgtaggatgccatgtaggaaacaaaattgtcatgtagggtgtcatgtaggacgaatgtgttcatttgctcaattttatacaagtttaagtgcctatTGTGCACATccaagttaaaggtcatagttgtcaactgatgtcaagttaagggtcatgtttatgtattatgcctaataTATTTTAGTACTCATAGTACATACAGATGCAaaacacaaatacatatattagaaaattatgtatttgaattttatttctttttactcttgttcaactttatttaagtttaagtgtctatttatgCACACCAAAGTTGGATgatataaatgtgaaatgaggtcaagttaaagggcacatttatgtattatgtcttatATAAATGACCCAAATATATCTTTTTGGTTTAACAGAAgtagtgaaaaaattaattataatttagctAAAtgggtctgatataccccttaacttttttttcaaagtttcatgtagaagtatatttttttttaactacaTGCAGAAGTATATTTGATTCTTCTCacatgtaaattttttataactttttttatttaaaaaaattgaaaaacctAAAGAACAGACTAAAACAAAAACCAAAAAGAACGACTATATGTTGGTTTGATGtgatttttagatttaataaatcgacataattggtttagttactccctctgtccaacaatagttgtccacaatattattttgggatgtcttacaatatttgtccactttataaaatcaatgaataattttacacttaattcctaatttacccttatcattaattatagttatttctctattacatttttcaagcaTCCCTATTTAAGATtgtaaattcaaaaaaaataaaattgttaagGGACAATCATATTAGGGAGTAGGTATctatcaaataaaatactattgcAAATCCATATCAATGGAAGCTtaatatatatcatattatattataagtgggaagaactcaagtcaaaagttgaattacggCTTTACCCtcctataaattaaaatgttataataagtttaattaaaatagtaatgacttttgaattttcttagattaattcctatatatatatatatatatattgctattattatatctaattaattaaacattaaatagtaattatattaatattattattattataataataataataataataataataattaaaaaaaaagtgggtAAGTGTATTTTTACTctttataaactaaaaaattataaatatagtttggCACATCATTAATTCATTTATACCCAAAAACTTTTCTCATcattatcatttcattaaaaactaattaacgGCTCTAGATCTCTTTTCTTCAACTTCattctatttatttgtttttttaaaaaaaattactaaccGTGCAATTCTAATTTTACTCGAAATTTAGTTTAGAAAATCTATATATAACTATATAGTTGGAAAATGAAAATGGTGATTTCACACCTCCAAAGCTCAGCATCTatatgtgtttttcttttcttttttccagattttttaaactttcatccGTATTTCAAAATCTCAATTTTCGAAATGATTTTCCTAATTAAAATGATTACAGTATGATTTATGAGCCTTAAATAAGGGAAGAGGAGGAGATTTTGGAATTGAATTACATCTTTCACTATATACAAtagttatattttaaataagaaGAGGAAGAGATTCAATTTAATTGGATAGACAACTTTAATgactcaaaaaagaaaagatatagAATTAAGCTGGTAAGGGAGCTTAGCATTGAGTAAATTAAAAATGGCTTCTCTGGTAAATCCCCCTTAacttcaaagttggattaccattgtACCCCTACTATAagttaaaatgttataaaatatttaattagtcaaaTATTAGAATTCTCAATAAGTTTTCtctaataaatatttgtattcataACCGAATTTTTATGCAACATTCAACATTCATTGGATGATATATGAAGACCGCTATCTCCGTATGGAGTGCTAGCAGAAATTCATGAGCTATGAAAAGGAGGAAGTTGGTTTCTTTGGAAGACTGTTTtagaattttcattaattaatttattcttataaTGTACTGTAATTATAATTGTTTGCGGCTATAGATAAATGCGatattatttgtgtatttgGAGGGAGTTATAAAATGATATCTTGTAGTATTTTACTGGAAACTATCAAGTTAAAAGTTTGGGAACTACCAAGTTAAAAGTTTATATCTCTGACATTCATcttaatttgtttgttattgttgatatagTAGTTGGATATCACATGTTATATGCCTTCATGGCATCATGTGAttggtattgaaaaaattatttgtaatattttgtattttgtaatgTGTCTTCATATGTATTATCTTCATATTTGAATTTACTGATTCATTTTATAGAAAGAATTAGGAGTATCCGCgtcatatataaatatagtatcaaactttaaaaggaaaagtttcttttattttgatatgatatcATTGAATAAAAACTATTTTAGCTACCACAAAATATAGGTATCTTCTCTTTAATAGTCGGGTAGATTTACTATTACTTTTTCTAGCCGGCATACATATATATTGATTATAGATGATCGTACACATTACAAATGaagtatacatatataatatattatatactcaccgattttattttttatagtttaatCAATTGGATGAACAACTATTTATgttaattcttcaaaaataattttagttgcAAATTTTTGCtacatttattttcaaaactaaatataggtatgtaatttttaaaatatcattaatatgGGAAACACGTGCAACGCGCGTGCACGAAAACtagtacatatatatacaagtcCACAAAATTCACTATGtattcttaagaaatttaatcccctcaatgTACCCGAGGTTGTGGATTATTGCCTCCCATGATAAAATGGATATACCTATTAAAGTAGTAGTGGTACCTCACACTTCAATAACTTTAGCAAACTCGAAAGTCAGCAACGTACGAAATCATACCTACTATAGAAGTAGTGATACCTCACACTTTAGCAACAAAATCATACCTATTAAAGAAGAAGTGGTACCTCACACTTTAATAACTTCACCGAACTCAAAAGTCAGCAACGAAATCACACAATGACTCTACTTTAAGGAGAAAATTCCAACAAAATACTTGGTTTGTAAGAAAATACATGTGTgcagaagaaggagaaaatttGATATGATGGTGCGGTGTGAACTCATGTTCAGAATAGGCATGCCGATGCCGAGGCCAAGTGAGCGACGATGATGCGAGGGGGCACCCTCTCCTTAGGCCTTTAAGGGCTAAAGGAAGTGTTTTACTAAACATAAATTCAATTGCTaagggaaaaaaatatagaattcaATCAAAAGCTAAACAACTTTGATAACATTAACAAAACTGCAGTTAATGTTTTA
Proteins encoded:
- the LOC125850143 gene encoding G-type lectin S-receptor-like serine/threonine-protein kinase SD2-5, which codes for MGRGRASQGKVLTGKSNLTSGFAPFSFASSQISWYLNSTAGLSTLWTSRPFSIDGDYTYESSFITPILVSGNNNGNKYHFCGFYCNSQSVECVLGIFFASPDNKFMDPQLVWSANRDRPVKVNATLQLGLDGNLVLADSDGTFVWSTNTTGKSVSGLSMTEMGNLVLFDKANRTIWQSFDHPTDSLLPGQSLVSGRKLIASISATNQSQGLFSLAILNRSLTTYIDSDPPQIYYASRKPASTYFSFDGQVLTAPPYSPTSPAEFMKFGPDGHFRAYQWNENTSTWKDISNLLLNLYAQNCGYPMVCGRYGICTSNGQCSCPPDQNFFRSLDERKKNVGCLQLTSIYCNSSQYHSFVELKNTTYFAFEYNREIIPSILWFEGKKLEDCKRACLRKCSCKAVVFGYDLDVNRTGSCLLLNEVFSLVDTDDRMHKRVLLKVQKSSNTQNQSQTISGGKKSRPHIVIIGSTLAAFFGIMLSVTAFFVIFKKRTKDSRKDGGFLDLEPIFPGMLTRFSYNELRIITENFSSKLGEGGFGSVYEGTLSNGTKIAVKRLDGLGHVMESFLTEVNIVGGIHHINL